The Sandaracinus amylolyticus genomic interval GATGAACGGCGCGCAGCTCCTCGCGTCGGTGCGCGCGACGCTCGGCCCGCGCACTCCGCCGTTCCTGCTCGTCACCGCGATGGCCGCGCCCATCCCCGCGGTGCAGCGCGCGCGCTTCGCCGCGGTGCTCGAGAAGCCGTTCTCGTTCTCGTCCCTCCGCCGCGCGATCGCGATGCTCACCGCGGGCGACGAGCTCGTGCGCTCCTGACCGCGCGCGGGCGCGATCACTTGCCCCGGCGAGGGGCGCATCGCCCCACGTTCCGCGCGTGTCGCGGGCCTGCCCGCGCGTTCGCGGATGCGGCGCGCTGGATCGCGGCCTGCACCAGATCGCCACGTCGCTGTGCTGCGACGGACCGCATGCGCAGCGCGTGACGAGGTCATCCATGAAGCACGATCCCCAGGACTACGAGCGCACGACGATGCCCGAGGCGCTGCCTCGGCCCGAGAAGCGGGTCGCGGGACGGACCCCGACGAGCAAGACGCCGGTGACGGTGCGCGGCCACCACGTGGCGATCGAGGCGCACCACCGCGAGTACGTGCGCGAGCGGCTCGGACAGAAGCTCGGCAAGTTCGCGCCCGCGATCGAGCGCATCTACGTGATGCTCGAGGATCTCAACGGGCCGAAGGGCGGCGTCGATCACGAGTGCCGCATCCAGGTCACGCTGAGCGGGCTCGGACAGGTCGTCGTGAAGGAGCGTGACCCCGACGCGATCGCGGCGTTCGATCTCGCCGCGGACCGCATGGAGATCACGCTGCGCCACCACTTCGGCCGCGTGCGCGAGGGCCACGTCGCGGAGGCACGCCGCACCGAGGAGCGGTACCGCGAGAGGCTCCCGACGCTCGTCGAAGAGCCGCGCTGGCGCCCGTGATCGCGACGCGCGTGCTCGTGCTCCTCGAGGGCACGAGCACGCGCGCGGCGACTATCGTCGGAATTCGAGGAAGAGCTCTTCGCCGCGCCGGATGCGCACGCGCGACGGCACCGGGTGCGTGCCGCGCTCGAGCTCGACGTAGCGGCTCTCGGCGTCGTTCCAGCGCTCGACGCCGGGCCCCGTCACGACGAGCGACGCGCCGCCGCCGGGCTGCGCCTCGATGCGCCCGTCGGCGGGCTGTCGCTTGAGCGAGGGAAGCGGCGCGCGCGGACCGCCGAGCCAGACCGCCGCGGGCCTGCGGAACCCGCGCTTCGCCTCGGCGAAGCGACGCAGCAGGCGCCAGCCGTCGTCGCCCTCGCGCATCGAGAGCAGCTCGTCGTGGCTCGACGCGCTGAGCAGGAGCGCGCCGGGATCGAAGCGCGCCGGCGAGACGAAGCCGTGCACCAGCCAGATCAGGAACGCGAGCGCGAGCAGCGCCGCGAACGCCATCGCGATCTGCTTGCCGGGGCACGTCCAGAAGGGCGGCGCGTGCACCTCGACGCGCAGCGGCACCCGCAGCTCGCTGCGATCGTCGGCGACGAGCACCAGCGTCGTGTCGCGCGTGCCCGCGCCGCAGCAGTCGGCCGCGCTCGCGCGCAGCGTGATCGCCACCGCGCGATCCTCGCCCGCGACGAGCTGCGCGTGCGGCGTGATCGCGACCGCTTCGCGGGGGTCGGTCCGCGCGCCA includes:
- a CDS encoding response regulator encodes the protein MSSSPSVSPLRVLLVDDDDASVYTYARLLRGAGLDVVACRSATEARAHAEREHFDVVVVDYWMPEMNGAQLLASVRATLGPRTPPFLLVTAMAAPIPAVQRARFAAVLEKPFSFSSLRRAIAMLTAGDELVRS
- a CDS encoding HPF/RaiA family ribosome-associated protein gives rise to the protein MKHDPQDYERTTMPEALPRPEKRVAGRTPTSKTPVTVRGHHVAIEAHHREYVRERLGQKLGKFAPAIERIYVMLEDLNGPKGGVDHECRIQVTLSGLGQVVVKERDPDAIAAFDLAADRMEITLRHHFGRVREGHVAEARRTEERYRERLPTLVEEPRWRP